A stretch of the Mycobacterium shigaense genome encodes the following:
- a CDS encoding TetR/AcrR family transcriptional regulator: MADIKHFDVDAALDAIVSQFWRNGLAATGIQDIVTATGLNRSSLYGAFGNKQSMYVHALRRYIDTWAEPVHRHLTESGRGVPAIIDLFDALIQLRCSGTFAGWGCMITNAHAGIESAEPEIRSLLNRHHEQLRGALGAALHAGLDEGQLSGVTDVDAAAGVLAALVYAINLRSRSGTDAPALRRAVASTFASHGYAVGEIPDQAATA; this comes from the coding sequence ATGGCCGACATCAAGCATTTCGACGTCGACGCTGCGCTCGACGCCATTGTTTCGCAATTTTGGCGAAACGGCTTGGCCGCGACTGGGATTCAAGACATCGTTACAGCGACCGGCCTCAATCGATCGAGCCTTTACGGCGCCTTTGGAAACAAGCAGAGCATGTACGTGCATGCACTACGTCGCTACATCGACACCTGGGCCGAACCCGTGCATCGGCATCTCACTGAAAGCGGGCGTGGGGTGCCGGCGATCATCGATCTGTTTGACGCCCTGATTCAACTGCGGTGCAGCGGAACCTTCGCCGGCTGGGGATGCATGATCACAAACGCGCACGCCGGCATCGAAAGCGCTGAGCCCGAGATCCGGTCGCTGCTGAACCGGCACCACGAGCAGCTGCGGGGCGCCCTCGGCGCGGCCCTGCACGCAGGGCTTGACGAGGGGCAACTGTCCGGCGTCACCGACGTCGATGCGGCCGCCGGTGTGCTGGCCGCTTTGGTTTACGCAATCAATCTGCGGTCTCGTTCGGGCACCGACGCGCCAGCGCTGCGACGCGCGGTGGCCAGCACTTTCGCCTCGCACGGATATGCAGTCGGCGAGATACCCGACCAAGCCGCAACCGCATGA
- a CDS encoding MBL fold metallo-hydrolase: MLRTALRVTAGSVTLAAGGWLLRALHGTPEALGADPSAVRSVTECSPNYRDGVFVNLDPASTANPDRQQLAMIAREFVGARGKTRPGAPIPLGSPGKFDGDISRLAVTWLGHSTALLEVDGYLVLTDPVWSDRCSPSDVVGPERLHPPPMELDALPAVDAVVISHDHYDHLDIDTVLALARTQRAPFFVPLGVGAHLRSWGIPEHRIVELDWHESGNVGELSLICLPARHFSGRFLDRNTTLWASWGIVGPTRRVYFGGDTGYTKSFAQIGADHGPFDVTLLPIGAYHRAWPDIHMNPEDAVQAHLDLTASGSGLLMPVHWATFRLAPHPWAEPVERLLASADDAEVTVAVPAPGERIDPCTPPRFNPWWRL, translated from the coding sequence ATGCTGCGCACAGCGCTGCGAGTGACCGCGGGCAGCGTGACGCTTGCCGCCGGGGGGTGGCTGTTGCGCGCGCTGCACGGCACACCCGAGGCGCTCGGTGCCGATCCGAGCGCGGTGCGGTCGGTGACCGAGTGCTCCCCGAACTACCGCGACGGCGTCTTCGTCAACCTCGATCCGGCCTCGACGGCCAATCCGGACCGCCAGCAGCTGGCGATGATCGCCCGGGAGTTCGTGGGGGCACGCGGGAAAACCCGGCCGGGTGCGCCCATCCCGTTGGGCTCGCCGGGGAAGTTCGACGGCGACATCAGTCGGCTGGCGGTCACCTGGCTCGGACACTCCACGGCGCTGCTCGAGGTCGACGGCTACCTGGTGCTCACCGACCCCGTGTGGAGCGACCGGTGCTCGCCGTCGGACGTGGTCGGGCCGGAGCGGCTGCATCCGCCGCCGATGGAGCTTGACGCGCTGCCTGCCGTCGACGCCGTGGTGATCAGCCACGACCACTACGACCACCTCGACATCGACACCGTTCTCGCGCTGGCCCGCACTCAGCGCGCCCCGTTCTTCGTGCCGCTGGGTGTGGGCGCACACCTGCGCTCGTGGGGCATCCCCGAGCACCGCATCGTCGAACTCGACTGGCACGAGAGCGGCAACGTGGGCGAGCTCAGCCTGATTTGCCTTCCGGCGCGGCACTTTTCGGGGCGCTTCCTGGACCGCAACACCACGCTGTGGGCGTCCTGGGGCATCGTCGGCCCCACCCGCCGGGTGTATTTCGGCGGCGACACCGGCTACACCAAGAGCTTCGCGCAGATCGGCGCCGACCACGGTCCCTTCGACGTGACGCTGCTGCCCATCGGCGCCTACCACCGGGCCTGGCCCGACATCCACATGAATCCCGAGGACGCGGTGCAGGCTCATCTCGACCTGACGGCGTCGGGCTCGGGATTGCTGATGCCCGTGCACTGGGCCACCTTCCGGTTGGCGCCGCACCCGTGGGCCGAGCCCGTCGAGCGGCTGCTCGCGTCCGCCGACGACGCCGAAGTCACCGTGGCCGTACCGGCGCCCGGTGAGCGGATCGATCCCTGCACGCCGCCACGATTCAACCCGTGGTGGCGGCTCTGA
- a CDS encoding acetyl-coenzyme A carboxylase carboxyl transferase subunits beta/alpha, with translation MSGITTDQLRAAVLDEGSFVSWDSAPLAVAADEAYARELADARAASGRDEAVLTGEGRLFGRRVAVVVCEFRFLGGSIGVAAAERITATVQRATAERLPLLASPSSGGTRMQEGTVAFLQMVKIAAAVRLHKEAHLPYLVYLRNPTTGGVFASWGSLGHVTVAEPGALIGFLGPRVYELLYGEPFPPGVQTAENLQRYGVIDGVVPLDELRRTADRALRVIADAAEPLPAPQRPEPIPDVPAWDSVVASRRPDRPGVGHLLRHGATDRVLLSGTGHGEAATTLLALARFAGQPAVVLGQQRLTGGLVGPASLREARRGMALAAELRLPLVLVIDTAGPALSAEAEQGGLAGQIAQCLAELVTLDTPTVSVLLGQGSGGPALAMVPADRVLAALHGWLAPLPPEGASAIVFRDTDHAPELAAAQGIRSADLLRSGVVDAIVGEHPDAADEPVEFSQRLAGAIAAEVHALRQIPDAERRAARLQRYRRIGLP, from the coding sequence GTGAGTGGCATCACGACCGACCAACTCCGGGCCGCGGTGCTCGACGAGGGCTCTTTCGTCAGCTGGGACAGCGCGCCGCTGGCGGTCGCGGCTGACGAGGCCTACGCACGAGAGCTGGCCGACGCCCGCGCGGCCAGCGGCCGCGACGAAGCGGTGCTGACCGGTGAGGGACGCCTGTTCGGGCGCCGGGTGGCGGTCGTGGTGTGCGAGTTCCGCTTCCTGGGCGGCTCGATCGGGGTGGCGGCCGCCGAACGGATCACCGCGACCGTGCAGCGCGCCACCGCCGAGCGGCTGCCCCTGCTGGCTTCGCCGAGTTCCGGCGGCACCCGCATGCAAGAGGGCACTGTCGCGTTCCTGCAGATGGTCAAAATCGCCGCGGCCGTCCGGCTGCACAAGGAGGCGCACCTGCCCTACCTCGTCTACCTGCGCAACCCGACCACGGGCGGGGTGTTCGCCTCATGGGGCTCACTGGGCCATGTCACGGTCGCCGAACCCGGCGCGCTGATCGGGTTTCTCGGGCCGCGGGTGTACGAACTGCTCTACGGCGAACCGTTTCCGCCGGGCGTGCAGACCGCGGAGAACCTGCAGCGGTACGGGGTGATCGATGGCGTCGTCCCGCTCGACGAGCTGCGCCGGACGGCCGATCGTGCGCTGCGGGTCATCGCCGATGCCGCCGAGCCGCTGCCCGCGCCGCAGCGACCCGAACCGATTCCCGATGTTCCCGCCTGGGATTCGGTGGTGGCGTCGCGGCGGCCGGACCGGCCTGGCGTCGGGCATCTGCTGCGGCACGGGGCCACCGACCGGGTATTGCTGTCCGGCACCGGACACGGCGAGGCGGCGACGACCCTGCTGGCACTGGCCCGATTCGCCGGCCAGCCGGCGGTGGTGTTAGGTCAGCAGCGGCTGACCGGCGGCCTCGTCGGGCCCGCGTCGCTGCGGGAGGCCCGCCGCGGCATGGCGCTGGCCGCCGAGCTGCGGCTGCCGCTGGTGCTGGTCATCGACACCGCCGGCCCCGCGCTGTCGGCCGAAGCCGAGCAGGGCGGGCTGGCCGGCCAGATCGCCCAGTGCCTGGCCGAGCTGGTGACGCTGGATACCCCGACGGTGTCGGTGTTGCTCGGCCAGGGCAGCGGCGGCCCGGCGCTGGCGATGGTGCCCGCCGACCGGGTGCTGGCCGCGCTGCACGGCTGGCTGGCGCCGCTGCCGCCCGAGGGCGCCAGCGCTATCGTGTTCCGTGACACCGATCACGCCCCCGAACTGGCTGCGGCCCAAGGCATTCGGTCGGCCGACCTGCTGCGGTCCGGGGTTGTCGACGCCATCGTCGGGGAGCATCCCGACGCCGCCGACGAGCCCGTCGAATTCTCCCAGCGCCTGGCGGGGGCCATTGCCGCGGAAGTCCATGCGCTGCGGCAGATTCCCGACGCCGAGCGCCGCGCGGCGCGGTTGCAGCGCTACCGCCGCATCGGATTGCCCTGA
- a CDS encoding alpha/beta fold hydrolase, producing the protein MASEFEALLEAHRSAGHFVDVDGVRTFVRDEGAGEVPVVCVHGVPVSSYLWRKLLPELSARGLRGVAPDFPGLGLSARPVDLDYSWTGLGKHLRKTLDALDIQRFHLVVHDIGGPVGLEVAARVPERVASLTILNTMVEVHTFRKPWPMRPFAWPVLDWVWLNAGRGPVFRKLMRLTGLSPQTRITDDEIAVHQSLLLGSDGAQAFRKIMRGFETTRVKTDFYAQALSNAPYPVQVLWGVDDPLLKIGKYGLIAARFAGVDRPTPVPGRHFFPEDSAAEIADHIVRLTR; encoded by the coding sequence GTGGCCAGCGAGTTCGAAGCACTTCTCGAAGCACACCGCAGCGCGGGTCACTTCGTCGATGTCGACGGCGTCCGGACGTTCGTTCGCGACGAAGGTGCCGGGGAAGTTCCCGTGGTCTGTGTCCACGGCGTTCCCGTATCGAGTTACCTATGGCGTAAATTGCTGCCCGAGTTGTCGGCCCGCGGCCTGCGCGGCGTCGCACCGGACTTCCCCGGCCTCGGATTGTCCGCGCGTCCGGTCGATCTCGACTACTCGTGGACCGGACTAGGCAAACATCTGCGAAAGACCCTCGACGCGTTGGATATCCAGAGATTCCATCTCGTAGTCCACGATATCGGAGGGCCGGTGGGTTTGGAGGTCGCCGCCCGGGTGCCGGAACGAGTCGCCTCCCTCACGATCCTCAACACGATGGTCGAGGTCCACACGTTTCGTAAGCCGTGGCCGATGCGGCCATTCGCCTGGCCGGTGCTCGATTGGGTATGGCTCAATGCCGGCCGTGGACCGGTGTTCCGCAAGCTGATGCGCCTGACTGGTCTGTCGCCGCAGACGCGCATCACCGATGACGAGATCGCGGTCCATCAGTCGTTGCTTCTCGGATCGGATGGCGCGCAGGCGTTTCGGAAGATCATGCGCGGATTCGAGACCACTCGGGTCAAGACCGATTTCTACGCTCAGGCCTTGTCCAATGCCCCGTACCCGGTTCAGGTGCTCTGGGGTGTCGACGATCCCCTTCTCAAAATCGGCAAATACGGCTTGATCGCCGCGCGTTTCGCCGGAGTCGACCGACCCACGCCAGTGCCCGGTCGGCATTTCTTTCCTGAAGATAGTGCCGCCGAGATCGCGGACCACATCGTGCGGCTGACGCGATGA
- the prrA gene encoding two-component system response regulator PrrA, translating to MGGMDIGAGSPRVLVVDDDSDVLASLERGLRLSGFEVSTAVDGAEALRSATETRPDAIVLDINMPVLDGVSVVTALRAMDNDVPVCVLSARSSVDDRVAGLEAGADDYLVKPFVLAELVARVKALLRRRGATATSSSETITVGPLEVDIPGRRARVNGVDVDLTKREFDLLAVLAEHKTAVLSRAQLLELVWGYDFAADTNVVDVFIGYLRRKLEANGGPRLLHTVRGVGFVLRMQ from the coding sequence ATGGGCGGCATGGACATTGGTGCCGGCTCACCTCGCGTCTTGGTCGTCGACGACGACTCCGACGTGCTTGCCTCGCTGGAACGCGGCCTACGGCTGTCCGGCTTCGAGGTCTCGACCGCTGTCGACGGAGCCGAGGCGTTGCGCAGCGCCACCGAGACCCGGCCCGACGCAATCGTGCTCGATATCAACATGCCGGTGCTGGACGGCGTCAGCGTCGTCACCGCGCTGCGCGCCATGGACAACGACGTGCCGGTCTGCGTGCTGTCCGCCCGGAGTTCGGTCGACGACCGCGTGGCCGGCCTGGAAGCCGGCGCCGACGACTACCTGGTCAAACCCTTCGTGCTGGCCGAACTCGTCGCCCGGGTCAAGGCGCTGCTGCGTCGCCGCGGTGCCACCGCGACCTCGTCTTCGGAGACGATCACCGTCGGCCCGCTGGAAGTCGACATTCCCGGTCGGCGTGCTCGCGTCAACGGCGTCGACGTCGACCTGACCAAGCGCGAGTTCGACCTGCTGGCCGTGCTGGCCGAGCACAAGACCGCGGTGCTGTCCCGCGCGCAGCTGCTCGAGCTGGTGTGGGGTTACGACTTCGCCGCCGACACCAACGTCGTCGACGTCTTCATCGGATACCTGCGCCGCAAGTTGGAAGCCAACGGCGGTCCCAGGCTGCTGCACACCGTTCGCGGAGTCGGGTTCGTACTGCGAATGCAGTAG
- a CDS encoding sensor histidine kinase, translating to MKFLSRILARTPSLRTRVVLATALGAAIPVLIVGAVVWVGITNDRKERLDRRLDEAAGFAIPFLPRGLDEIPNSPNDRDAILTIRRGNLVKSNSDVTLPKLAVDYGDTYVDGVRYRVRTVEIPGPEPTSLAVGATYDATKAETNNLHRRVLLICGFAIFASTVFAWLLASFAIRPFKQLAQQTRSIDAGDETPRVEVHGATEAVEIAEAMRGMLQRIWDEQNRTKEALASARDFAAVSSHELRTPLTAMRTNLEVLSTLDLPDEQRKEVLGDVIRTQSRIEATLSALERLAQGELSTFEDHVPVDITELLDRAAHDATRVYPDVDVSLVPSPTCIIVGLPAGLRLAVDNAIANAVKHGGATRVQLSANSSRAGVEIAVDDDGTGVPETERQVVFDRFSRGSTASHSGSGLGLALVAQQAHLHGGTASLHDSPLGGARLLLRLPAPS from the coding sequence ATGAAATTCCTGTCGCGGATTCTCGCCCGTACGCCCTCGCTGCGAACCCGGGTGGTGCTCGCGACAGCCCTCGGCGCCGCGATCCCGGTGCTCATCGTGGGCGCGGTCGTGTGGGTCGGCATCACCAACGACCGCAAGGAGCGGCTGGACCGCCGCCTCGACGAGGCCGCCGGCTTCGCGATCCCGTTCCTGCCGCGCGGCCTGGACGAGATCCCCAACTCACCGAACGACCGCGACGCCATCCTGACGATCCGGCGCGGCAACCTGGTGAAGTCGAACTCCGACGTCACGCTGCCCAAGCTCGCGGTCGACTACGGCGACACCTACGTCGACGGCGTGCGCTATCGGGTGCGAACGGTGGAGATCCCTGGCCCCGAGCCGACCTCGCTCGCCGTGGGGGCGACGTACGACGCCACTAAGGCCGAGACCAATAATTTGCACCGCCGGGTATTGCTGATCTGCGGATTCGCCATCTTCGCGTCGACGGTGTTCGCGTGGCTGCTCGCGTCGTTCGCGATACGCCCCTTCAAACAGCTCGCCCAGCAGACCCGGTCGATCGATGCGGGCGACGAGACGCCGCGGGTGGAGGTGCACGGCGCCACCGAGGCCGTGGAGATCGCCGAGGCCATGCGCGGCATGCTGCAGCGCATCTGGGACGAGCAGAACCGGACCAAGGAAGCGCTCGCCTCGGCCCGCGACTTCGCCGCCGTCTCCTCCCATGAGCTGCGCACCCCGCTGACCGCGATGCGCACCAACCTCGAGGTGCTCTCCACCCTGGATCTCCCCGATGAGCAGCGCAAAGAGGTGCTGGGCGACGTCATCCGAACCCAGTCCCGGATCGAGGCGACGCTCTCCGCGCTCGAGCGGCTGGCCCAGGGCGAGCTGTCGACGTTCGAGGATCACGTGCCGGTCGACATCACCGAACTGCTCGACCGCGCCGCACACGACGCCACCCGGGTCTACCCCGACGTCGACGTCTCCCTGGTTCCGTCGCCGACCTGCATCATCGTCGGGTTGCCGGCGGGGCTGCGCCTGGCCGTCGACAACGCGATCGCCAACGCCGTCAAGCACGGCGGCGCCACCCGGGTCCAGCTGTCGGCGAACAGCTCGCGCGCCGGCGTGGAAATCGCCGTCGACGACGACGGCACCGGTGTGCCCGAAACCGAACGCCAGGTCGTTTTCGATCGGTTCTCCCGCGGCTCGACCGCCTCGCATTCGGGTTCGGGACTGGGACTGGCGCTGGTGGCGCAGCAGGCCCACCTGCACGGCGGGACGGCCTCGCTACACGACAGCCCGCTGGGCGGCGCCCGCTTGCTGCTGCGCCTGCCCGCCCCGAGCTGA
- a CDS encoding enoyl-CoA hydratase — translation MIGVTQVEAVMTIELQRPERRNALNSQLVDELREAVSKAGDGSTRVIVLTGQGTVFCAGADLSGDAFAADYPDRLIELHKVLDAAPIPVIGAINGPAIGAGLQLAMQCDLRVVAPDAFFQFPTSKYGLALDNWSIRRLSSLVGHGRARAMLLAAEKLSADIALQTGMANRLGTLDDAQAWAAEIAELAPLAIQHAKRVLNDDGSIEEAWPVHKELFDRAWGSQDVIEAQVARVEKRPPRFQGA, via the coding sequence ATGATCGGTGTCACCCAGGTCGAAGCCGTTATGACCATCGAATTGCAGCGCCCCGAGCGCCGCAACGCCTTGAACTCACAACTGGTCGACGAGCTGCGGGAAGCCGTGTCGAAGGCCGGCGACGGATCCACCCGCGTGATCGTGCTGACCGGCCAGGGCACGGTGTTCTGCGCCGGCGCGGACTTGTCCGGCGATGCTTTCGCGGCCGACTACCCCGACCGGCTGATCGAGCTGCACAAGGTGCTGGACGCCGCGCCCATTCCGGTGATCGGCGCCATCAACGGGCCCGCGATCGGCGCGGGCCTGCAGCTGGCCATGCAATGCGATCTGCGGGTCGTGGCGCCGGACGCGTTTTTCCAGTTCCCGACCTCCAAATACGGCCTGGCTCTTGATAACTGGAGCATTCGCCGGCTGTCCTCACTGGTCGGGCACGGGCGGGCCCGGGCGATGCTGCTGGCCGCCGAGAAGCTGAGTGCAGACATTGCGCTGCAGACCGGGATGGCCAATCGCCTTGGGACACTGGACGATGCGCAGGCGTGGGCCGCCGAGATCGCGGAGCTGGCGCCGCTGGCGATTCAGCACGCCAAGCGGGTGCTCAATGACGACGGCTCCATCGAGGAGGCCTGGCCGGTGCACAAGGAACTCTTCGATAGGGCCTGGGGTAGCCAGGACGTCATCGAAGCGCAGGTCGCGCGGGTCGAGAAGCGGCCGCCGAGGTTCCAGGGGGCCTGA
- a CDS encoding serine hydrolase — MTRRTAATAGLTVLLALTGCGAGKPASSPASALSDAPPNEVSGLDVPPGRIDDAVAKLDGLVGDLMRSTGVPGVAVAVVRGGKTLYAKGFGVKDESKGSGRDNTVDANTVFQLASVSKSVGATVVAREVTDNVVAWDTTLTTKLPWFALSDPYVTGHVTVADLYSHRSGLPDHAGDKLEDLGYDRRQVLERLKYLPLAPFRSSYAYTNFGLTAAAEAVATAAGKSWEDLSDEVLYRPLGMSSTSSKYADFLARPNRAVLHVKVGDKWEPRFQRDPDAQTPAGGVSSSVNDMARWLTLLMGNGTYDGQRLVAPEALSSALTPQTVSVPAASPKARAGFYGYGFNSSVSSSGRTVYSHSGGFSSGAATNFVVMPSADVGIIALTNGAPYGIPEALTAQFMDLVQYGQIRENWPSLYNHALGWMNNPEGSLVGKQAPANPALPRPLTEYLGVYASDYWGPAVVTQDNGQLRLALGPKNQLFTLTHWDADTFTFSITDENAPPGTISKAVFAPNTLNLEYYDSDKLGTFTR; from the coding sequence ATGACGAGGCGTACGGCGGCGACCGCTGGCTTGACGGTGTTGCTGGCGCTGACCGGATGCGGGGCCGGCAAACCGGCGTCGAGTCCGGCGTCCGCCTTGTCCGACGCCCCGCCCAACGAGGTGTCGGGTCTGGACGTCCCGCCCGGCCGCATCGATGACGCGGTCGCCAAGCTCGACGGCCTGGTCGGCGACCTGATGAGAAGCACCGGCGTCCCGGGCGTGGCCGTAGCCGTGGTGCGCGGTGGAAAGACGTTGTACGCCAAGGGCTTCGGCGTCAAGGACGAGAGTAAGGGCAGCGGCCGGGACAACACGGTCGACGCCAACACCGTGTTCCAGCTGGCTTCGGTGTCGAAGTCGGTGGGCGCCACAGTCGTCGCGCGCGAAGTCACCGACAACGTGGTCGCCTGGGACACAACGCTAACCACCAAATTGCCGTGGTTTGCGCTGTCGGATCCCTACGTCACCGGCCACGTGACCGTCGCCGACCTGTACTCCCATCGCTCCGGGCTGCCGGATCACGCCGGCGACAAACTCGAGGACCTGGGTTACGACCGCCGCCAAGTGCTGGAACGGCTGAAGTATCTGCCGTTGGCACCCTTCCGGAGCAGCTACGCCTACACCAATTTCGGATTGACCGCCGCGGCCGAGGCCGTGGCCACCGCGGCGGGTAAGTCCTGGGAGGATCTGTCCGACGAGGTGCTGTACCGCCCGCTGGGGATGTCGTCGACGAGTTCGAAGTACGCCGATTTTCTGGCCCGGCCCAACCGTGCCGTCCTGCACGTCAAGGTTGGCGACAAATGGGAGCCACGCTTTCAGCGCGATCCCGACGCGCAGACGCCCGCCGGCGGGGTGAGCTCATCGGTCAACGACATGGCGCGCTGGCTGACGCTGCTGATGGGCAACGGAACCTACGACGGGCAACGCCTCGTCGCGCCGGAGGCGTTGTCATCCGCGCTCACGCCACAGACCGTCTCGGTGCCCGCGGCGTCTCCCAAGGCGCGGGCGGGCTTCTACGGCTACGGGTTCAACTCTTCGGTGAGTTCGTCCGGGCGGACCGTATACAGCCACTCGGGCGGTTTCTCGTCGGGCGCGGCGACCAACTTCGTCGTGATGCCGTCGGCAGACGTCGGCATCATCGCGCTGACCAACGGTGCGCCCTACGGCATTCCGGAGGCGTTGACCGCCCAGTTCATGGATCTGGTTCAGTACGGCCAGATCCGGGAGAACTGGCCGAGCCTGTACAACCATGCGCTCGGCTGGATGAACAACCCGGAGGGCTCGCTCGTCGGCAAGCAGGCTCCCGCCAACCCCGCGCTGCCCCGGCCGCTGACCGAATACTTGGGCGTATACGCCAGTGATTACTGGGGGCCGGCGGTGGTGACGCAAGACAACGGTCAGCTTCGGCTCGCGCTGGGGCCGAAGAATCAGCTGTTCACCCTGACGCACTGGGATGCGGACACCTTCACCTTCTCGATAACTGACGAAAACGCTCCGCCCGGAACGATTTCCAAGGCCGTCTTCGCGCCGAACACGCTCAACCTCGAGTACTACGACTCCGACAAGCTGGGGACGTTCACCCGATGA
- a CDS encoding cation-translocating P-type ATPase — protein MNAGLTDAAVAERVAQGKSNAVPQRAARSVADIVRANVFTRINAILGVLLLIVLATGSVINGLFGLLIVANSCIGMIQEIRAKQTLDKLNIIGQAKPVVRRESGTRALPATEVVLDDIIELGPGDQIVVDGVIVEQDNLEVDESLLTGEADPVDKRTGDAVMSGSFVVAGSGAYRATEVGPRSYAARLTEEASKFTLVNSELRNGINRILQIVTYLLIPAGLLTIYTQLFTTHTGWRPAVLRMVGALVPMVPEGLVLMTSLAFAVGVIRLGQRRCLVKELPAIEGLARVDVVCADKTGTLTESGMRVAKVDELGGREPESVADVLGALAAADARPNASMRAIAEAYGQPPDWIATATAPFKSATKWSGVSYRGHGNWVIGAPDVLLDPATDAAARAERIGAQGLRVLMLGASDVAVDDPGAPGRVAPVALVVLEQRVRPDARDTIEYFGAQQVSVKVISGDNAVSVGAVAAKLGLYGEAMDARQLPTDPTELADALDTHATFGRVRPDQKRAIVHALQSRGHTVAMTGDGVNDVLALKDADIGVAMGAGSPASRAVAQIVLLDNRFATLPYVVGEGRRVIGNIERVANLFLTKTVYSVLLAFFVGIECLASKFLGADALLYPFQPIHVTIAAWFTIGIPSFILSLAPNNERAHPRFVRRVLTAALPSGTIVGAATFASYLVAYHGRHATIQQQDQASTAALITLLVAAVWVLAVAARPYQWWRVALVAACGLAYVAIFSIPWAQQKFLLDPSNQEETSTAMAIGVLAAAAVEATWWIRARMLGVPPRWWRQPTPEAN, from the coding sequence ATGAACGCCGGGCTCACCGATGCCGCGGTGGCAGAACGGGTAGCCCAGGGTAAGAGCAACGCCGTGCCGCAACGCGCCGCCCGCAGCGTCGCGGACATCGTTCGGGCCAACGTGTTCACCCGGATCAACGCGATCCTGGGTGTGCTGCTGCTGATCGTGCTCGCCACCGGGTCGGTGATCAACGGGCTGTTCGGACTGCTCATCGTCGCCAACAGCTGCATCGGCATGATCCAGGAGATCCGGGCCAAACAAACGCTGGACAAGCTGAACATCATCGGGCAGGCAAAGCCCGTGGTGCGCCGCGAATCCGGGACTCGGGCGCTGCCGGCCACCGAGGTCGTGCTCGACGACATCATCGAGCTCGGCCCAGGCGACCAGATCGTCGTCGACGGGGTGATCGTGGAGCAGGACAACCTGGAGGTCGACGAATCCCTGCTGACCGGCGAGGCGGACCCGGTCGACAAACGGACCGGAGACGCGGTGATGTCGGGCAGCTTCGTCGTCGCCGGCAGCGGCGCCTACCGCGCCACCGAGGTCGGTCCGCGGTCTTACGCCGCCAGGCTGACCGAGGAGGCCAGCAAGTTCACGCTGGTGAATTCCGAATTGCGCAACGGCATCAACCGGATTCTGCAGATCGTGACCTACCTGCTGATACCGGCCGGGCTGCTGACGATCTACACGCAGCTATTCACCACACACACAGGTTGGCGGCCGGCGGTGCTTCGCATGGTCGGCGCGCTGGTGCCGATGGTGCCTGAAGGGCTGGTGCTGATGACGTCGTTGGCGTTCGCGGTGGGCGTCATCAGGCTCGGCCAACGGCGCTGCCTGGTAAAGGAATTGCCGGCAATCGAGGGGCTGGCGCGGGTCGACGTGGTGTGCGCCGACAAGACCGGCACGCTCACCGAAAGCGGCATGCGCGTGGCTAAGGTCGACGAACTCGGTGGCCGAGAGCCGGAGTCCGTCGCCGATGTGCTAGGCGCACTGGCCGCGGCCGACGCCCGGCCTAATGCCAGCATGCGCGCGATCGCTGAGGCTTATGGCCAACCGCCGGACTGGATTGCCACGGCGACTGCACCTTTCAAGTCGGCGACCAAGTGGAGCGGGGTGTCCTACCGCGGTCACGGCAACTGGGTGATCGGCGCTCCGGACGTGCTCCTCGACCCGGCCACGGACGCGGCGGCGCGGGCCGAACGGATCGGGGCGCAGGGACTGCGGGTGCTGATGCTGGGCGCCTCCGACGTCGCCGTCGACGACCCCGGCGCACCGGGTCGCGTCGCGCCGGTCGCGCTGGTGGTGCTCGAGCAACGGGTGCGACCCGATGCCCGAGACACCATCGAATACTTCGGCGCCCAACAGGTCTCGGTCAAGGTGATCTCCGGCGACAACGCGGTGTCGGTCGGCGCGGTCGCGGCCAAGCTCGGTCTGTACGGCGAGGCGATGGATGCCCGCCAACTGCCCACCGACCCCACCGAACTGGCCGACGCACTGGACACCCACGCCACCTTCGGTCGGGTGCGGCCCGACCAGAAGCGCGCCATCGTGCATGCCCTGCAGTCGCGCGGACACACGGTGGCGATGACCGGGGACGGCGTCAACGACGTGCTGGCTCTCAAAGATGCCGACATCGGTGTCGCGATGGGTGCGGGCAGCCCGGCATCGCGTGCGGTGGCACAGATTGTGTTGCTGGACAATAGGTTCGCCACGCTTCCCTATGTCGTCGGCGAGGGCCGCCGGGTGATCGGCAACATCGAGCGCGTCGCCAATCTGTTCTTGACCAAGACCGTGTACTCGGTGCTGCTCGCCTTCTTCGTGGGCATCGAGTGCCTGGCGTCCAAATTCCTGGGGGCGGACGCGTTGTTGTATCCGTTCCAGCCGATCCACGTCACCATCGCGGCGTGGTTCACTATCGGCATCCCATCGTTCATCCTGTCGCTGGCGCCCAATAACGAGCGCGCCCATCCCCGCTTCGTCCGGCGGGTGCTGACCGCCGCGCTGCCGTCCGGGACCATCGTTGGCGCAGCGACTTTCGCCTCCTACCTGGTGGCCTACCACGGCCGCCACGCCACCATCCAACAGCAGGACCAGGCGTCGACTGCGGCGCTGATCACCCTGCTGGTCGCCGCCGTCTGGGTGCTTGCGGTGGCGGCCCGTCCCTACCAGTGGTGGCGGGTGGCGCTGGTGGCGGCCTGCGGTCTGGCCTATGTGGCGATCTTCAGCATCCCCTGGGCGCAGCAGAAATTCTTGCTCGATCCGTCGAACCAGGAGGAGACGTCCACCGCGATGGCGATCGGGGTACTGGCCGCCGCGGCGGTCGAGGCCACCTGGTGGATCCGGGCCAGAATGCTCGGCGTGCCGCCCCGGTGGTGGCGGCAGCCGACCCCGGAGGCGAACTGA